The window AAATGTCCGTCATCAAACCTGTTCAAGCCCATCCGCGTTCCAATCCACAGTTTTCCCCTGCGATCTAAATAAAGAGCTTGTATGACATTGCTACTTAAACTTGACTGGAGGTTTGGGTTGTTCTTATAATTAATTACTTTGTTGCTACGAGGGTCAAATTGAAGCAGGCCGCTGCCATCAGAGCCGACCCAGATTGAATTGTATTGATCTTGACAAATCGACCAAACAATATCACCCGATGTTAGCCTGTATTGTTTAAAATTCTTTCTAAAACTTTGCAATTTATTTATTCCACCGCTTCGTGTACCGATCCAAAGCACTCCTGATCGATCTTCAAAAATCATTGTAACATGGCTGTTGCTCAGGCTCATAGGATATTTGATATCATGTTCGTAATGAGCTACAACACCATGACGGAGATCAAATTTATCAAGCCCTCTCGTGGTTCCGATCCATAAAGTGTTTGCAGTTGCGTAAATATCTTCAATGCCATTATCATTTATTTTTTTTAAGGGGTCAGGATGTTCTTTAAAAAATTGATCAAATGTTAAGCGTGTTTGGTCAAATTCATAAACTCCATTTTCATATGTTCCAAGCCAGATGAGGTTCTTACCGTCTCCGCAGATAGTGCTCAAACGACTTTTGGGACGATTCGGGCTATTTGTAAATCTCAGAAACCGGTTGGTCCGTTTATCAAATTGACATAACCCTCCTAGGGTAATAGCATACAGCCGTTCCGAATCGTCTTCATAGAAACCGTACACATAATTATGTAATAAGCTTGTAGAATCTTTTGGGTCATGACGATAATGGGTAAAGCGGTTATTTTGGATATCGAATTTATCCAATCCTTCGAGTGTGCCGATCCACAGGAACCCCTCTTTGTCCTGATGAACAGCGGCCACAAAATTGTTACCGAGGCTGTTCTCATTGTTCGGATCGTGCCTGTAATGTGTAAAATTTTCAGATACTGGATCAAATCGGTCGAGGCCGCCGGTATTGGTCGTTATCCAGAATATTCCACTCTTATCTTGCAAGATCGACCAGACAAAATCGTCTGCTATCGAATTCGAATCGGTCGGATCATGTTTATAGACCTTAAATTGGTACCCATCAAATCGGTTCAGCCCTTCTTCAGTGCAAAACCACATGAAACCAATTTGGTCTTGGTATATACTGTTAATACTTGATTGAGATAGCCCATGCTCAACATTCAGTTGTTCGAATCCCATGGGTACTAATTCGATGAGGTGTTGTTGAGCATATCCGGAGTGATTTGCCGTAAGCAGGAAACCTGAAATGACAAAAATTGAAATCCAGAATTTTAATAACCCAAAATGCCGGTTCATTGTTTTAATCTTTCTAACATTTTCAGTAGGCGTAACCTTGAAATAATCACAAGAAAACATCTTTCCTGCCCAATATGGCTGTAATTTTGAATATATAAAAATCCTTCATAAAAGAACCCGCCCGAAAGGGTAGTTTATTTCCTTTTGGTTTTAAGTTATTCTATAATGAAAAAAATCACAAGAGAAATGAATGAAATCTCGTACTTGCTACGCATTTGAAGAATATACAGTTGAGCTATCCAAGCAGTGCATCAATTCACTCAAAATGAGACGTTTTGATCAGCCGCTTACAGGATTGTGGTTACAGTGTGCCCAATCGGAATATCATCCGGGATTCATTCTAATTAATGATAAAGAAAAAACGCAAGAAATTGAAATCCCCCAGATTCAGAATTCGCTGATTCCATCATATATGGGAGATGAGAACGAAGCAATACTTGAAAAATTTGTCGAGGAAAATGACCTGAATTCAGAAGATATATTTTGGGGAGATTATTATAAACTTCCATGGTCGCTCTTATGTTTTGAAATGATTGTATCATCAGTTTCAATTGTAGCGTTCATACGGTCCAATTCCAATGTTGAACTTGCAAAAAGATTTGATCACGGGATCAGTGTCGATGATGAACGGTATGGAATGAAATCTGCCAAGGACTTTGAACAAGCTGCGCGTATGGAACTTAAAAAATTAGGTCCTAAAAAAAATAGTTTTTTAAAACTCTGTTATCGCGATTCTGCAAAGATTTCTTTTTTTGAAAAATGAAATTGTTCGAGGTACAAATCATGATGGAAGCTACTTTAGAAGAGTCGAGGAATTATTTATTGGAAAGGCGGGAAGAAATCATTCAAAAGGTTAGATACTTAATCAAGCAAACGCATAATCCGACACGAGATGAAGTTGATAACAAGTTGAAACTCCTCGCAACCAAAAAATTGGATTCGTTATTACAAAGGATAAATATTTTAGACAAACAGATCCATAAATTAAATTCAAGTATAGGAAATACGAAATAACATCTTTTGGATTGATCGATCAATATGCATAACGACTCTAAACAACGAAATGACATTCGTTCAGAAATGATCGGGACGATCATTTTGGCAGTCTTTACTATAGTTTTACTGCTGTTAATTCGGCGAACGGTAATCAGGTAGAATTTTATCCCTACCCTTTAAACCCACCCTATCGTGTAGTAAGCACCCTGATTCACCTAGAATAGTAAGTTAAAACTATCAATTCGGGCGGGTTCCTTATTCGATAAAGTTTCTTACCTACGATAAATAGTTTTTACTTTAAATCGCGGGTATAAGATGCAGAATTCGACCGAAGAAGTCGTCGGGCCGGATTGGTTTAATCAATCCGACTCTTTTAGGCACTCATCTTATTTTACACTGGTTGATGAGTTGTCTGATCTTGTTTTTACAATTGCAGATGATGGCAAGATCACATTTTTAAACCGTGCCTTTGAAAGAATTACCGGATGGGACAGGATTCAGTGGATTCTGCGTCATTTTAGCGAAATCCTTCATCCTGAAGATGCTGTTAAATTTGCGCAAAAAATCAGTTCAAATGAGCCGTTTGAATTGAGAGTTTTAAAAAGCGATGGAGAATATATTGACGTTGAATTTTGTGTCCAATCGGGAATTAGTCATGGACGAAAAATTATTGGAACCGGACGAGATGTAAGTTTCCGAAAAAAAATACAAGAACAATTATCTTATGAGCATGTGTACGCCCGAAGTATCGTTGACAGTTCCATGGATGTAATTATAGCCACTGATAAAAACAGGCAAATCATCGAATTCAATACGGCAGCGGAAAATACATTCGGATATGCAACGACAGAAGTTATCGGAGCTCCCATTGATCTCCTGTATGCCGATGAAATGCAATGTGAGGAAATTTTTGAAGATTTGGAACGGCACGGTCATTCCATGAGAGAGGTTTTAAATAAAAAGAAAAACGGGGATTTATTTATTTCTTATTTGTCGGCTTCGATTATCAAAGATGAAAACGGAGTACGGGGCTATATGGGTATCTCCAGAGACATAACTGACAAGAAAAAGTCTGAAGAAAAAGTCCAGGAATTGGCGTCCTTGCTTGAGATTATTCCGGACGGTGTCATTGTTGCAGATTTCTATGGCCACTTTCTATACTGGAATAAGGGCGCCAGTGACCTATTTAAATGGTCAGCCGACGAAGTGAAACACTATAAAATCAACAAACTTTTCGGAATGAATGAGACATCCTTTCAAAAAGTACTCCATACTGTTTTGAAAAACGATATCTGGAGCGGTGAATGCTCATTAAAAGATAAAACCGGCGATCTGCATACATGTTTGTGCAGAGTTACAACCGTCAAAGGATTCGATGGAATCCCATCATCATTTTTATTTGTCGCTACGGATATTACTGAGAAAAAAATGATGGATGAGCAATTATCAAAACATCAGCGGATGGAAAGTCTTGGAAGATTAGTCAGTAGTATTACCCACGATTTGAATAATATTTTTACGCCGATCATCATCAGTCTTGATTTACTCAAACTTGATGTTAAAGAGCCCAACGCGCTGGACACAATTGAAAAAATGCGTATGTATCTTAAAAAAGGAACAAAATTGATTGAGCGTGTGCTTTCATATTCGCACGGGAATATTCACACCTTCCAACCCGAGATTGTCGAATTACATCAGCTGATCTGTGATGTCTTCAGCCTGATGAATGATTCGATCCCAAAGTCGATCGTTGGTGAAGTTTTACCCGATAATAAAAACCTGAAAGTATGGGGTGATCCCAATTTGCTCTTTCAGGTTTTCATGAACTTGCTTGTTAACGCTCTGGATGCTATGCCGGTAGGGGGAGCCATGAAAGTGATCATAAATGAATCGTTTGCACGCGATTGTGCATGGGTT of the bacterium genome contains:
- a CDS encoding PAS domain S-box protein, whose amino-acid sequence is MQNSTEEVVGPDWFNQSDSFRHSSYFTLVDELSDLVFTIADDGKITFLNRAFERITGWDRIQWILRHFSEILHPEDAVKFAQKISSNEPFELRVLKSDGEYIDVEFCVQSGISHGRKIIGTGRDVSFRKKIQEQLSYEHVYARSIVDSSMDVIIATDKNRQIIEFNTAAENTFGYATTEVIGAPIDLLYADEMQCEEIFEDLERHGHSMREVLNKKKNGDLFISYLSASIIKDENGVRGYMGISRDITDKKKSEEKVQELASLLEIIPDGVIVADFYGHFLYWNKGASDLFKWSADEVKHYKINKLFGMNETSFQKVLHTVLKNDIWSGECSLKDKTGDLHTCLCRVTTVKGFDGIPSSFLFVATDITEKKMMDEQLSKHQRMESLGRLVSSITHDLNNIFTPIIISLDLLKLDVKEPNALDTIEKMRMYLKKGTKLIERVLSYSHGNIHTFQPEIVELHQLICDVFSLMNDSIPKSIVGEVLPDNKNLKVWGDPNLLFQVFMNLLVNALDAMPVGGAMKVIINESFARDCAWVCVSVTDSGMGITPENLDKIFEPFFTTKKKGTGIGLATVNAIVEQHGGFIEVESRVSVGSTFHIYLPEYRDAVASGAKTAADVTRQ